In Acropora muricata isolate sample 2 chromosome 13, ASM3666990v1, whole genome shotgun sequence, the DNA window agggttaactccCTGTATCTCAAGTATTGTTGCTactgttgtaataataataatctcttTATTTAAGTTTCAGTGAATTTAATTGACTGAGCACAGtggctttactaattgaggaggctacaaatcaaactgaatcacaatcaaatcaaatcaaataaaatgcTGGTTTTTGGTGGGCAGGGAAAACcagggtacctggagaaaaacctctaagaacagagtagagaacacACAAACTCAACCCAAGTATGATGGAGGGTCAGGGAATCAAATCCAGCAATATTGGGGGAGGGCCAGTGCTTTCACCATTGCCTACCCTGCTCTCTAAATACAAACAAtatcattattttatataatatagaccttattcataaatggcggctgctTTATTTTCGTTCTGAAAcgttgtgcaaattagcctaccaagcctcaccttggagcaagaattcttttcaatttagcacatggcgatgaggcttggtaggctaatttgcacaaggacaaaagagtagtgaattggcagccatttatgaataaggtctatagagagaatattatacaactattccccgaagaggaggtgaatagtggtggatatatactgagacACGAAGCgttgaggtatatatccaccgctcttcactgaccctgaggggatggttgttttagtatttaccaaatcagatggataaaaaataccgcttcattaatggctacaatttcttcttctcaaactttcgcgaaacgacgcgccatttttctctccgttcgcaaaacagtgaatagccaaggatattccgagttacgggagccaatcaaaacacgcgaaaattgctatccactgatttggtaaatactaaatatctATATAGAGAACTAGTCCGAGACAATCCAGCATTTCGTCTAGATAAACCATTGCTTTTGTGTTTGACAAATTTCTTTGATAATCTTCATTTTTAGGTCTGGTAACCTTAGATGAAATGAAAGCCAAACGTGAGGATTTAGTCAGAGAACATGAGAAGCAATTAGCTGCACAGCTGAAATCTGATGGGTACGTTGACAATGTTATCCATTGTTGATGcaatatacagctatttcaatttacattgtcggatcaaagcctcAAGCCTACAAGACAAGACCAAAGGGGAATATGGGATCTTAATGAATAATTACATACActtgaagctttgatccgacaacgtaaattgaaatagctgtatatggAGTTCCATATAATGTTTGTTGTAAACTGCATTCTCAATTTGTTCTGATTTTTCAACTTTGTAATGAATTATGTATTACTCAGAGAATccaagaagaagaaacaaaaaaagcaaaaaaccaAACCATCCTCTGCATTGTCTTTCAATGTTGACGAAGAAGATGACAATGAAAGCTTGGAACCTGGTGAGAAAAATGAATATATCAGTCATTGATAATTTTTAGCAATATTTGATATTTAcaaggcacaaaataatgatgataatgatgctATCAACTCAACTAATTTTATTACAACattatcattaatataaatattattataatattaggATAAGGGTAATAATGTAGGAGCAACTTAAGTTATTCTTGTTTGTCCTGGATTGTTACTAAGCTAATGTACTTTGTTTGTATACCTGTATTGTGACAGTAATTCCTGTTAAGAAGAAAAAGCTAGGAAAGAATCCCGATGTGGATACTTCATTTTTACCTGACAGAGAAAGAGAGGTATTGTTAATAATAACCATCCATAGCGTTAAATTTTCTTTACTGGAAATACAAGGATAACATTGTTCGTTCACATTACTTTGTGAGACTTGTTACTAAGAGTGCGATCTCAGTTGAACTTAGTTAAATAATATTGGTGAAATGAGTTTGTTGAATCATATAAAAATTGTGAGAAGAGCAAACTATCTTCCTGCACTACATGTAAATCTGTCCGTTATTCTTATCAACCTTTAATAATTGTaatgaaatgaacaaaattattttgcatTAAACAAGACTGCATTCTTGGGACACCTTTCACTGTAAGGAATTAATGgatttttggtttattttgaGACAGGAGATAGAAAGGCAAGAAAGAGAAAAGATCAGACAAGAATGGGTTGAAGAGCAGGAAAAGATAAAAAGTGAGAACTTCTCACATTTTTCACTTGGATACTTGTATGTATCTGACTTCATTTAAAGGCGCTCTATCACAGCAATTTTGCTGTTTTCTGGGCAAAACCATTCGGAAATCCTTCTTTCTGACTTTTACTGGAACCAAAAACATTCCTTTGAAATTTAGGATTAAGATATCAATCACTTTTTTGCAAGGAGAGTAATCCatagtacatttttttttattttaccttaAAGATGGGCACAAGAACTGTAAAAACTTGcggcaaaatttttcaaaatgaatcCATCTCCATCCATGCCATGTACGACAACAGAGAGCAGTAAACAGTCTCAGTGCTGTTATTTTAGTCTTCAATAAACAAGCTTTTTTTGAGTTTCATAATTTCATCAGACATATTTCAGCATTCTAAAGTGGGGCCAAATAGCATGACGGAGCCCCTTTCACTAAAGGCACTTTCCATTTGTGACATCCGACTGGCCAGATCAGACTGTTAGTAATAATGCTGTAACGCGTCAGTAATGCTGAAGGTAGAGATCTGCTCTGACCCATGACTCATCATCCTTGGAGAGCAGGGTAATTTTGGcagaaacagctctcagtttGATAGAACTGATGCCCTGCATTTGCAGACTGGCAGACCTGGCCAGCCAGTTCTGAAAATTCTGACAAAAATTTAATGGTAAGAGCCCTATGTTACTGCTAGAATGGAGTATGATTAAATTTGTTCACCCTTTGTGACAAGATTTCTCCACCTCGTTCAGtcattattttttgttgttataggCGAAGATATAGAGATCACATATTCATACTGGGATGGATCAGGACACAGAAGAACTCTTACGGTAGAGACCTGCGGCATGTATTTTTTCCTGCATTATGGATGTCTAAATCTTAATGTTTCATAATTATGCATTGGGGCCATTGGGTATACTGTGCAAGAACAATTTGgtagtatttcaaaattaatgccCCAACCCCTATTTTGTCTTTGCATTTCAAAGGAATATTTGTTACTATAATTATCTGATTCTCTGGTCTTGTTAAATGTTTACAAAGTGGATGTTTAATTGCATGCATTTgccaataatttattgattaccaataattatttttaatattattattaatttgtcAGATGAAAAAGGGCagcaaaatttcacattttctGCAGAAGTGTGTTGAACAACTGAGGAAAGATTTCACAGAATTCAGGTAGGTTAATTATTGTGGGTGTTTTTACCATCATTTTCTTGAAATCATGTTTACATACATTATTTTTATCTGGCATATTTTCCACAGAGCTGTCACTACAGAACACTTGATGTATGTTAAAGAGGATCTCATCATTCCTCAGGTACTTACAGTAAGATAAAGAAACTGTTTTGTACTCCAACCTTTTTTTATGTATAcattttgttgtttctcttCAATCATGCCAACAATAAGGTTGCTATTAATTTTAGTGCAAGTGCTTGTTTTGCTATGACTAAAAGCCACAAGTGACAATTCTTAACTTCCcttttttaactcttttctaATCCATATTTACTGTACAGTGCTGCAGCTGCCAGTGGAAATCACTGCAGTTATCCCATAGTTCTCATACTGTTTCTTTGAAcagtttattgtttgtttgttttttgctgtgTTAAAACGATTATACTTCTCAGTAAAAGTAATGATGGACTTCATTCTTGGTAACATAAATTATTGTAgaaatgtgattttttttatgatGTAATTTTCTAATAGATTGCATCCTTAGCTTCGTTAGATTACAAGTGTTAATTTCCATCAGCAACAATGCACAGATCTGGTTGATAATTAGTTTATTTGTGGTAGTGAAGCATAACAACAATATTGTCACATTATAATCGATTGAGTTTGTTATGGTTCAGGTTTAGAGCATTTCAGTAAAATTGAGCACCAGTTCTCGTTGTCAACTGTCAACTGGCTGTTGTTTAACTGTTATCCAACAGTTGGAGGACAGTTCATTCACTTGTGGTCCACATTTTTGTTGAAACTTAACACCGTTTGCCAGTCGACTGTTGGCCAAATGTCAAGAATTACGTTCAAGTTTCTAGTTCATACACTCGATAAAATTTCGAGCGGTATGACTAAGGATTTCGGGCGacatgacaatgaatttcgggCAACATCACTCCGGTTTCGGGCGACATGACTTCGGGCAAGATGACTTTCGGGCGACTTGACCGGTTATCAATGTCAACATGGGGAGATGTTCACTTTTACTGAACTGCGGCGGACTTTTTCCGAGTTTCTTTTTAACACAAAACTGCAAAATTCACCAAGTTTCTTCatgttaattttttatttatttattttcttcctGTGTATTATAACTGTTAAATTTTTTACACCTGTTACGTACTCATATATATACATTGCACCATAACATTCAATTTCCTTTTGGAAAGAGTCTCATTTATTAAATTAACTAATTTCTCTTTTACATCTCTTGAACAGCAATTTAGTTAATACTTAATTGACTGCTGCAATTTTAGGCCACCCACCTCGATAAGCGTTGACTATTTGCGGGCGGAACTGCTTTGTACGAACTCATGGCAAAACTAGAATTATTATTAGATTACATTAGTAttagtattgttattattattattattattattattattattattattattattattattattattattattctatttcctataactttatgcccatttacaacacaatagccgAACCAattccttgggcctagggctaaaatgaggtagaagtcttgatagaaagtgtctttcgtaggatgcgagatgttcctagcagtgcaatcttctgtagttcactaattttgatgttacccgggatttgtttggtgtatttctgcaagcccttttttattagtcccagcgctccaatcacaactgggatcGTTGTGGCCTTCATCCCCCACATTCGCTCAATCTCGATTTCGCGGTccttgtattattattattattattattattattattatcattgacaCAGAAACACCGTGTCCAGAATTCGTTTCTAGGCCCCACAAGACGAACATGCTGCTCTTGCGACAATTGTTATTTGCTTTGGGGCGTTCTTCCCTGTGCGCGTAAAACAATCATAGACcttctctattttttttctcttcctaCAGCATCACACTTTCTATGATTTCATAATCAATAAGGCGCGCGGTAAGAGCGGTCCTCTGTTCAGTTTCGATGTACATGAAGATGTTAGAATGATATCTGATGCTTCAGTGGAGAAAGATGAGGTATGCTTAAACTTGGGCCATATTTTTATTGCTATTGCGGGCGATGAAGGAGAATGATTCCTAATCCTGCTGCTGACGTCACAATTGGTGACGCACAGCccttttttaaatgcaaacaatttttCCTAGAAACTAACAATTTTATTTACATTTACGTGAAAGTAAACtttacaaaaagagaaaaactatTCATGGAGACTAAAATAACAGATGAAGTGAAACCGGAAGATAAATTCCACCGCGTTCCTACGATCAATAGAGAGAGGGCGACTTGTGAACGAGGTTGTGGACGTGGCATTTGACCACGCGGCTGTATCTGACGGAAAATACTTTCATTTGATTATTATTTAGGAGATGTATAGAGGATCTGCGATCACTGATCTAAACAAAAGattggatcgagcttctattgtttagaaGTGAAGTCAAAGAAAATTAGCGGCAGCCACCTTGTTAGGACCACCTTGAGACCCTATCGTACGTGttagcattgagaagaaaatcatttggatgctaCCCGCGAACGACATGTTATTTCGCTAAATAGTGAAGAATATAGGcatttagtatcacccaactcgtggactaatgcaaatcgtGCATTTTGATTgtctacgctactataggtctattagtaatagtcatggagtagcgaagttcgccggttttctaaacctatttatttcgttttattcccaaataaatatatttttttttgctgaatttattattgctttttcctGTCCGAcgagttgggtgatactaaaacaattagacccttcgccctcaagggctacggatcaatagcccattcggcttcacctcatgggctattgacccgtagccctttcgggctacgggtctaattgttaaatagtaagCTTTACTGCGAAAGTGGCCCCACCAAGATGGCGCCGCTGGCTTCagtagctcttatcgcagttatcagcggctTTAGCACATAACAACGCATCCGACTAGATCACTTAGGGTCGTGgtttcaaatcccatctggggctcggatttttccgagcctaggtttctcctagaatatcatgttgttgttgtagtttccCTATAATATATTTagcacataaacgaggctaaagggtcattttccattgtattgatcccttagcctcgtctgcacgtagctgtaaacaaaggaggccttgcCCGTGGGCACAACTGCAGTAACAGCTATTCTGTGGCTGCGAGAACAATAGGTTGCTTGATCCAATCTCTTTTTCGAGATCAGTGGTATGTGATACGCGGCCATCACCTTGAATTCTCTTGCGAGCAGTAAGCCGCCAA includes these proteins:
- the LOC136895857 gene encoding protein FAM50A-like, which translates into the protein MAEYKGAAKEGARAMALMKKREKMKADIEAAKNKISEKHKIADISNKFSSHYDVVEQQLKSSTIGLVTLDEMKAKREDLVREHEKQLAAQLKSDGESKKKKQKKQKTKPSSALSFNVDEEDDNESLEPVIPVKKKKLGKNPDVDTSFLPDREREEIERQEREKIRQEWVEEQEKIKSEDIEITYSYWDGSGHRRTLTMKKGSKISHFLQKCVEQLRKDFTEFRAVTTEHLMYVKEDLIIPQHHTFYDFIINKARGKSGPLFSFDVHEDVRMISDASVEKDESHAGKVVLRSWYERNKHIFPASRWEPYDPEKKWEKYTIHDAPDKK